A window of Cryptomeria japonica chromosome 3, Sugi_1.0, whole genome shotgun sequence contains these coding sequences:
- the LOC131060302 gene encoding protein LURP-one-related 12, whose amino-acid sequence MSQVYPHQLADTTQNHHSPKTFTVWKKALFFTGIGFTAFDSSGNLIFRVEDSTPTVKRELLIMDALGNPLLLLRRKVVSLHHRWNGYICNGDSGKVRVFSIKRSSIISATTSIDVFVNCSYANYFPRQCDYHIEGSFKERSCAIYNRSRSIVAQVKRKRASCDVLLDKDVFSVVIYQGFDPALILSWIVVVDIINSEDLNRIRQTALYSSFRSYQLSKKGYLEKEDKCSNSESEALEKSGDERKGLRLLNQ is encoded by the exons ATGTCTCAAGTTTATCCCCATCAGCTGGCTGATACTACCCAAAACCACCATTCCCCAAAAACCTTCACTGTATGGAAGAAAGCACTATTTTTCACTGGCATAGGTTTTACAGCCTTCGATTCATCAGGAAACCTAATCTTCAGGGTAGAAGATTCTACTCCCACTGTCAAACGAGAGCTGCTTATAATGGATGCTCTTGGAAATCCTCTTCTGCTGTTACGCCGCAAG GTTGTGAGTCTTCATCACAGATGGAATGGCTATATCTGTAATGGGGATTCAGGCAAAGTGCGGGTTTTTAGCATCAAGAGATCGTCCATTATCTCTGCAACGACATCCATTGATGTCTTTGTTAATTGTTCCTACGCTAACTATTTTCCAAGGCAGTGTGATTATCACATTGAGGGCTCATTCAAAGAACGTTCCTGTGCAATTTATAACCGCTCAAGAAGCATTGTGGCACAG GTTAAAAGGAAACGTGCCAGCTGTGATGTTCTGCTGGACAAGGATGTGTTTAGTGTGGTGATTTATCAGGGTTTTGATCCAGCTTTGATTCTGAGCTGGATCGTTGTTGTTGACATTATTAATAGTGAGGATCTTAATCGTATCAGACAAACAGCACTTTACTCCTCGTTCAGATCATACCAGTTATCCAAGAAAGGGTATCTGGAAAAGGAAGATAAATGTTCCAACAGTGAATCTGAAGCTTTGGAGAAAAGTGGGGATGAAAGAAAAGGTCTCAGATTATTGAACCAATGA